In Uranotaenia lowii strain MFRU-FL chromosome 2, ASM2978415v1, whole genome shotgun sequence, one genomic interval encodes:
- the LOC129745665 gene encoding larval cuticle protein LCP-30-like, with protein MNLFLVGIVVLVSVLEALAQDDGKYRPPATTSTARPTTRYQTYRPFDQSSRYRNYGRYYGQNAGRYVGGNDGRYVGGNDGRYYGGNDGRYVHVDNRYKHTGDGDRGQYVHVAGRSGVDAPSAGSSIVPEAPVTQPPTPAFVPTTAIPILAKQAQVRTAPRPVPGDGWKIIRLENQVRGDGYNYVFETENGINAEESGRIEPDGQGSEGLRSQGFYEYVGDDGQLYRVDYVADSNGFVPQGDHIPKVPPAIEKLLQYLASQPK; from the exons atgaatttatttttg GTGGGAATTGTAGTTTTGGTGAGTGTGTTGGAAGCGCTAGCCCAGGATGATGGAAAATATCGTCCGCCAGCAACCACGAGTACAGCTCGTCCAACCACGAGGTACCAAACGTATCGTCCTTTTGATCAGTCGAGTCGATATCGGAACTATGGAAGATATTACGGACAAAACGCAGGTCGTTACGTGGGAGGAAATGATGGCCGGTATGTGGGTGGCAATGATGGCCGTTATTATGGCGGAAACGATGGACGCTACGTGCATGTGGATAACCGATACAAACATACCGGAGACGGTGATCGAGGACAGTACGTCCATGTGGCAGGCCGATCAGGAGTTGATGCCCCGAGTGCTGGAAGTTCGATTGTCCCGGAAGCACCAGTTACGCAACCTCCAACCCCAGCATTTGTCCCAACGACTGCGATTCCAATTCTAGCCAAACAAGCACAGGTAAGAACTGCACCACGACCTGTTCCTGGAGATGGATGGAAGATTATTCGCCTGGAAAATCAAGTTCGAGGAGATGGCTACAATTATGT CTTCGAAACCGAAAACGGGATCAACGCAGAAGAATCCGGAAGAATCGAACCAGATGGGCAGGGATCGGAGGGGTTGCGGTCCCAGGGCTTCTACGAGTACGTGGGTGATGATGGGCAACTCTATCGGGTGGACTATGTAGCCGATAGTAATGGATTTGTGCCGCAGGGAGATCACATTCCCAAAGTTCCTCCGGCGATCGAGAAGCTGTTGCAGTATCTCGCGAGTCAGCCGAAGTAG